The Schistocerca gregaria isolate iqSchGreg1 chromosome 4, iqSchGreg1.2, whole genome shotgun sequence genome contains a region encoding:
- the LOC126267891 gene encoding uncharacterized protein LOC126267891, which yields MFSRFHVSQASFLSVWVERKAIFGQSEQEDPHDVCEDGELREDDAASTIDDEEYIPPVNKISDSSDSDFVTAGQEEAEKLQINVALPIADTVKGKIQMEGNISTGSSETANEGTTWTITRTKAVPGRRPQQNTSKVAPGPITRTYRLCEEKCTENRGLRELHHAEWTISVNAIEAAISLMCLRGIYGAKNFLLKLLWSNTCGPAFFRNTMNRNKFTEILPLM from the exons ATGTTCAGCAGGTTTCATGTCTCGCAGGCATCTTTCTTAAGTGTGTGGGTGGAAAG GAAAGCCATTTTTGGTCAATCTGAACAAGAAGATCCTCATGATGTTTGTGAAGATGGTGAATTACGAGAAGATGACGCTGCAAGCACTATTGATGATGAGGAATATATCCCTCCCGTCAATAAAATCAGTGACTCTTCCGACAGCGATTTTGTAACTGCTGGACAAGAGGAAGCAGAGAAGTTGCAAATAAATGTTGCTTTACCTATAGCAGACAC AGTGAAAGGAAAAATTCAGATGGAAGGTAATATTTCCACTGGGAGTAGTGAGACAGCTAATGAGGGAACAACATGGACTATTACACGAACGAAAGCTGTTCCTGGAAGACGTCCACAGCAAAACACCTCGAAAGTAGCACCAGGACCTATCACCAGGACCTATAGGCTATGTGAAGAG AAGTGTACAGAAAATAGAGGTCTCCGAGAGCTACATCATGCTGAGTGGACCATCAGCGTCAATGCAATAGAAGCCGCAATATCACTTATGTGTTTACGAGGCATATATGGAGCAAAAAACTTTCTGTTGAAGCTGTTATGGTCGAATACATGTGGACCAGCATTTTTTCGGAACACAATGAACAGAAATAAGTTCACCGAAATTTTACCGCTTATGTGA